aaaaagtccttcttcatgcctctcgcctagaactctttatatactggctcctaggtcggtttacgcttttccccttctgcccttaagccgtcatagcataaaaatggagatattccattttttccgatcttcgtaattatcatcaaaatttcgtatttatccgcggaaacttgacatttatctttccttgcgaaccaagcgtaaaccgtcatgcggctcacgggctgttggttaagaaatcgtaagttgggcctcgagtcatgtcttaggtccctttgggccgtcttcgtactcgaaacgtttattacggcttctttcgataaagaacgaactttccgcgatttttacggtaaagtttgattgataacttagaatggcagggaacgtgaaatgggttcgctacggtcttcgagagatagcatcgaagggtagacgagaatgcatggactaatgtcgtatcgacgtttcggaagagctcggtcgctacgtagcgaccgagttttggctcgagctcggtcgctacgtagcgaccgagttttggctcgagctcggtcgctacgtagcgaccgagttttggctcgagctcggtcgctacgtagcgaccgagcggaacacgcgttcggtcgctgcgtagcgactcttttcgagctcttgtccgatgactcgcgtttcctctgcaaagcttttcgtaaggaataatttatttcgaaaaagtatttgtcgaagaagtttttccgttttcttcttcggggatttggacgttaacttcgtcggaCCCCTTCGGAACCGTTTTCGAACCCAACAGTCATCACGCTCCTCTTTGTTAAGATCCACCCAACGCAAAGGCTGTTCCCCGTTCTCACTCAAAGCAGACTGTACTCGATGAATCTGGTTTTCGATAGCGGAGACAAACTGTTTGTGCCTAGTCAACGTGGTGTCGTCTCGACAACGCCCATGGCTCAACCTCACTGCCCTCCCAAACTCTTCCAGCTGCCATTTAGCTGTGCTCAAAGCTGCTTGAAGTTCATTGGAGAGGTGGTCTGATTCTACAGAGACTCGaccactttctctcttctctttaatCCACAACCTACATGCAGATTCCATCGTATCGGCAGATTGTTGAACCTCCTCGGCGGCGGAGAAAAAGACATCCTTTTGCCAAAGATCGAAGCTTTTAGCTACCATCATCTTCTAAACCCTCAATCAAAAACTCTCAATTAAGATTCAATCAACGAAAGGGTCTTCGAGCTAGGCGAAGAGGAGAAAACCCAAAACAGATTCTgctcctcttctcttcttcctttttcttcCGCAAGAAAGAGCAATTTCAGGCAATTTAATACTTTTGAATGTTTTTTAAgcttaattttgattttaattttttttgttagatgaATGGAAGTTGgttgttcagaaaaaaaagaggCTCCCCACTACTCTAGTTATTTGAATCTTGCTTCGTGTTATAATTTAAAAGTTCATAGAAACAAATTAATGCTTGATGAGTATAAGTTAAATCTTTCGGATTTTGTAATTCTTCAGTTCGTAACAACCTTTAATCTAAAGAATACAATATGCTCACataagaatataattttataatagtgattttaaaatctatgaTTGTGGACAATGCCTGTCCAAGCATTTCCAAATATCCCAATAATGACCCTAagctaaaataaacaaaatataagtatataaaagaaagagaaaattacTCAGATTAACTCTAATCTTTTAGTTAATTACTAGTTTATCTCTATGTAATCAACAAATCTGAATATAGGTATATAAAGACCAAATAACCCCAATAATTCTTCTTTACTACAATATTGCCATTATCAATTTAATtcattaacaaatttaaaaactaaagaaaaaaaaaggttttccTTTCGTCGTCGTACGTCGACAGAAGCAAAAATAAACATTCACAATAACAAAACCTAGGGTTCGCCTAAGGAGTTGTCGCTAGCGGTTTGATTTTCTTCCTCTGATAGTAGCATCGACATTGTGAGGGCTTTGATTTCTCTGGCGAGTGTTTGCAATCCTTCCTCCGACAAAGCTCGATTTGGCGTCTTGTTATCTCCGCTCTTGAACTCTCCGGTGAGAATCACCATTGTTTCACCTGTCATCCTTTTCGTCTCCTCTACTGAAAATCCAAACTGATTTATGGTTCCAAATAACTTTAGCAAGAAGACTTGAAATCAGATTAAGGATAGTTATCCCTTCGTTAAGGTAAACACACGCTTTTGTTCACCAATCGGTAGTACTTTTAAATTATGCTATGAGTTTTAGAGAGTGGTTAGTTTTAGTGTTGATCTTACATGTTTTCTATGACCCCAAACAAGATAAAGAATCTTAGATGTCTTCACTGGTTTGACAGATAATCTATTGTAGTACTGGGTATAGAGCCTTGGCCAAGAGGTTGATTGAGTGAAAATCCTCATTCTCTTGATTACAACAAATACTCGCTTTTGTACTAGCATTCAtggtaacaattttttttgttttcattgttaGATATGGCTTCTTCTAGCACTAAGAGAAACTATCCGCGTCTACTCTGCAGTAAAGGAAAAGCTCCTAGTCAGCAAAGGAGTATGAGCTATTATAGCTATTTGTCCAATTTTCAAATGGTAAGAGAGGGTGTGGGATTTGATGCATGGGAGGCTGTAAAGAAGTCTGCAATTGGCGTTTTTCCTATGTTTTATGAGCTCAAATTCACATGGTGTGCGAAGCTTGTCCATTACCTTTTAACGAATCAGCTTCAAGTGAAGAAGAATTATGAGATATGGTCGTTGATTGATTGGCAGCCAATTCGTCTCTCTTTGGTTGAATTTGGTGAGATAACGGGAATGAATTGTGAACCGTTCCAAAAAAGGGAAATTTGTGATGTTGATCATACAGACTTCTGGAAAGAAATGGGGGTTTCTACAGTTGTTGGTCCTAACTTGGTTCAGCTTCAGTCGGTATTGGAAAGATGCAAGTATTGGAGTCTCGAGAAGAGGACAATGGTTGGATTGTTATGTGTTCTTCATCTTGGTGTCTATGGAATTGCTCCCTCAAGTCATATTCCGTTGGAGTGTGCGAAGAGAGTCCTTGATTATGAAGCTTTCCAAAGATACCCGTGGGGTCGCGTAGCGTGTCAGAGTTTGATATACTCTGTTAAGTGTGCTGATTACAGCACAAAGGAATCATATACAATGGCAGGGTTTATTTTCATCTTACAAATATGGGCATATGAGTCAGTTATGGGCTTACGAGAGCTTTACGGAAACAGAATTGGTGGTGCAGAAGTGCCTCTTCTTTCATGGAGTGGATCCCGCAAGAGATTCAAGTTCGAGGAGTTTGTTAGACAGGAGAAAGAGCACCATGAAGATAAGGTTTAATTTCTTAACAATTTTGTTGTCTGTTCATCGTTTTCATTATTTCATAGAATAATGAATAACAATTATCTTATAGGTGCGTGTGAGACATTTTACTACAGAACCAAATGGACAGTATACGCCTAAGTGGGATGATGAAGTTGATGATGGTGATGTGATAAACTTGGTTCTGGATATACGTAATGATTGTATAAATAGAGGATTTTGGGATGTCACAGAAGAATCTCCAGCTACTACAAGGCTGAAGCGTCCTAAATCTGTTCCCGAGACTGATGGTCAGagttctaaaaagaaaaaaggtgATGATACAAAAACTGTTGGGATTGAAGAAAACACTAATAGTCCAAGTGTGAGTTatatttatacttttttaaGTAAGTCTGCAATATgcttttattataataatttattttggttaattgtagaaagaagaaattccagTGAGCCAGCTTTACACTTTGATGAAGACATTGACAGGAAAACTGGATAACATAGATACATCGATTGAAGCAAAGGTTGGTTCCCTTCTCGCTCCTATAACTGAGAAGCTAGCAACAATGGAGAAGGAACTTCAAAAGATGAAACAAAAAGAGGCAGCTGATGAGAGGAAAGAAGATGCAAATTCCAACGCTAACAATAATGAAAATGCTGAAGTAAATAGCAAAGAAATGGTATGattattatcttattcatatatttgtttCCTGTTAggattattaatatatttttttcttttgaagtctTGGATGGTGGAGATGAATTCCACATCGCAGGATGGTTTACCTTCTCAACGTGTTGTCAAAAAAGCAAAGAAGGCAAGCAAAAAATGTGAAGATATGGGACTTGACAAgaaaaaggtttttgataagAAGGTTTTGAAAACCAAAATTCAAGTGCCACATTTACTTGATAACGCCTCAGGGGATGAAACATGGTCTGATCCAGTGCAGCGTGAAAAGGTTACAGATATTGGTGATCATTTAGATGCCTTAGCAGCCATGGCTAAAAAGCTAAATAAGCCTACATCTCCCACACCTTCGTCACCTCCGCAGAAGCGCCAAACTAAGCTGGCATCATCTCAGCTTTTTCCTTTCGTAGGAAACTCTACCGTGAAGCGCATCATCACAGGTGTGACACCGTCCGTCTCAGCATATGATCCGTTTGCTGATGTTGACGCTGATAAAATGAGGAATTTACTGCACTTTTTACTGGATGATGAGTATGTATTCCTGTTATTTTCTTGAGTTTAATAATGTCATATTCCTATATTTGTTTTAATCTATATAGTGTTCTTATAGGAAGAACTCGGACAGGACATCTACCCATAGTACAGAGTTCTATAAGGTGATAATAACCCCAAGAAATAAGTGGCGTACATATAACTATGGCTGGTTGAATAACATGGTAATCCTTTTATTCTTCTTAAATGTTTTAGTCTTAAATTCTCTAAGTGTTATACATTTGTCCTAAcaagttctttttaatttttttttcaccatATGTGGTCTGCGATGCATATGTTCTATAAGAGATCACTTTGTGATCCTTCACCATACCATTCTCAGCGCATTGCTTTTTTGGATCAGTGGGTTGTCACCAAAATTGTCAGtgattttaaagagtttaatACGAAGACTTGGAAACCTACAGATACATATAAGGGTATCTTCAACGGCACGTATCCATCTGACCGAGTCACAAACTAGAAGTGGCTTCACGATATAGATCATCTATATGCATGTCATTTCGTAAATGGTAATCACTGGGTTGCATTGGACATCGACTTGGGGAAGGAGACCATTACCGTTTATGACAGCATTCTGACCTTAGTAGATGATAAAGAAATCCAGAACTTCTGCCGGCCATTTGCAAAGATGATTCCCTCCATTCTGAGTACTATGGTCTCCGCCACTGTTCGGAAGAAAAGTGAAAAACAATTCACTGTACGAAGATTGAAAAAAGTTCCACAGAATGACCCCCCAGGAGACTGTGGTGTTTATACCATAAAATACATTGAATGTCTTGCGATTGGTTGCACATTTGAAGGGTTACGTGATGAAACCATTCAGGATCTTCGACGGAAGCTAGCTGCTGAGATTTACGACTCTGTTGGAGAACCTCAAATCACTCATTTATTTACTGATACTGCAAAGTAGTACGTTTAGTTTTAGAttctcttggtgattgtttagTCTTATTAGCGCAACATGAGTTTTATTAGTGAACGTGTGTCAGCTACAATTTGCAGTCCACATTTATCACAAGGCCGTTTgttctgtttttaaaaaaaatcagcttTGGTTTATTGACTGAGTTAACTAATTATTGTTACATATAACAACAGTTTTAACTCGCaacgtatttaaaaaaaaagcatgtGCGAGAAGAAGAGctagaagagaaacaaaagaaccAGAACCAAGCTAAttattttctactaaaaattcTGAAAGTATAGAAAACGACTAAACATAAGCTAAACTTGAACCTTGCAGGTGTTACAGTTATGTCCAGATTGATGACACTTTGAACTTAGTATTTTAATTCCATGCACTTATTTTCTTAGTGAACTTGAAGTCTTATTGTGAAAAATGCCCACGTATTTTCTTAGTAGTTTAATTATCTGCACTTATTTCCTTAGTGAAGTTGTAGTCTACTGTGTAGCCACATCCATGTAActagacataaaaaaaaaacaagattattATTGTAAATAGCACGCATAACTAATACAAGTTGAGgaaaaatattatatctatCACGTGAATTCAATCCTTATTAAGAAAACATCTAAACTCAAACAGGCTGAAGCTTTGAACACTTCTTTGGATCAATTGTTGTTGTTCTCTTGCCTACTAAGGAAGAACGGTAAGAACAACACATCACCTGCAAATTTAAATAGAGACTTATTAATAACCATAAGAACATACACACATCAtgctcaacaaaaaaaaacatacctcACTTTAACTGAAGCAAACATAGAAAGCATAGGAAAGGACTAACCATAAGCTAAACTTGAATCTTGCAGGTCTTACAATTATGTCCAGATTGATGACAATTTGAACATAAATGTTGTTTTCTAGGTCGTTTTTTTTCAGTGGCTTTCTCCAACGCCGATTTCATCCTTGATTTTTTGGGTCTTCCAGGTTGTGTGTGTATAACCGGAGGCAAGCAAATCTTTATTGAGATATTTTCTGAAACTGGTGAAGCAACATCTCTTGGCATTATGGAAGTGGAATAAGCGTTCCCCAAGTATGAGCTGTGATAATAGGGGTGACAAAGTGATATGGTGCTTTGCTTACGTGCTTCTACCGCCGCGATTGCATGAACACATGGTAACTTCTCCTTATCAAACCGACGACAAGTACATTGTCTTCCTCCTAAATTAACGATATGAAGAGACGAACCAGTTGTAACTTGTGAATGATGCAAATCAATTGATTGAACTGTAAGCACCTTTGCATTTGATACACGTTTctgagaaaataaaaaacagtGTTACAAATGACTATAAAAACAAGTAACTAactaaacaagaaaaatatgcTATTTTTACCTCCAAAAGTATCTCCACTCCACGAGTCAAGGTTGTCTTCGTTGTTCCTGCAGCTATCCTCCTACTTGTAAACCATCTTGTCATCATTAACCGTAATCCATCCAAGAGTTTTACAATGGGCAGAGTTCTCGAGCTTGAGATGACTTTGTTGATGGACTCAGCAATGTTTGTCGTCATTAAGTTGTATCTATCCCCAGGGAAATGCACACGAGCCCACTTTTGTATATCAGcagtttccaaatatttatgtaatcctgGATTCATCGCTTGGATCTCTTCAAATGTTGTATTAAAATCAGCCAATGTAAAAGCACTTGCAGCTTTTTTAACCAATCTAAATGCATCACCACCTCTGAACCGTagcaatatatttttgtaaagatGGTACGTGCAAATTCCACGACTAGACTTAGGATACACTTTTCCAATAGCATTACTTATAGCTTTATGCCTATCAGAAATAAGTGCAAGTTCTTCGTCATCGGGAATTACCTTGCTTAGTTGTTGAAAGAACCATTCCCAAGAATCATCATTTTCGGTATCAACAACTGCAAAAGCAATAGGAAATATCTGGAAATTCCCATCTTGAGCTGTTGCAGTTAGTAGTGTTCCTTTATATTTTCCCTGAAGGTATGTACCATCCACGACTATTACTTTTCTCATGTAGGGAAATCCAGTTATACTTGCACCAAATGCAAGAAACAAATACTTGAATCTGTTAACCTCATCAACTTCCAAATGTGCGAAAGTTCCAGGATTTGCTTTTCTTATATGATATAGATACACAGGCAACTCTGAGTAGCCACTCTCCGCAGAACCTCTAACAATATTTCTTGCGCGTAACAGTGTCCGATGAGACTTCCAATAATCCATCtagttacaaaatattttacaataacATATTAGACCTATTATTTTGTactaaatgaaatataaaaatataataaacatgTCATATCAGATGACGCACCTTGACACCAAATCTCATGTTTAAGGCTTCTCCAACATGTTTCGGGAGAACTTTTGAATCAACACCTCCAACATAGTCCACATATAGTCTTGCAAGAATTTCTGGAGTCGCTTGTCGGGCACTGGCAGAACGTTCTGTAATGGAACATGAATGTTCTGAAACGTATGTACGAATGGTAAACTGAGTAGAATTACCAACTGGGGTAGCTCTTACTCTCCATGTACATCCTTCTATCCAGCACTTAATAGTTAATATATCTGTCGCTGATCTGTCTACTCTGAAATCAAATTGACGAAGGACTGACAAGATCTTCAGCCTAGTCTCCAATGCATCTTTCGTGTCATATCGTTGTCCAACAGCTATATTAAGTGCATCTAATTCTAGCTTAACATGAACATTACCCTGTTTTACCGGAACACTCGCAGACGTGGAACCACTTTTCATACtagttgaaattttatttttcttttcctcttcttcttcttcttcttcttcgtcttcttcttcttctttttcttcttcttcagcat
The window above is part of the Brassica napus cultivar Da-Ae chromosome C3, Da-Ae, whole genome shotgun sequence genome. Proteins encoded here:
- the LOC125584285 gene encoding uncharacterized protein LOC125584285, encoding MASSSTKRNYPRLLCSKGKAPSQQRSMSYYSYLSNFQMVREGVGFDAWEAVKKSAIGVFPMFYELKFTWCAKLVHYLLTNQLQVKKNYEIWSLIDWQPIRLSLVEFGEITGMNCEPFQKREICDVDHTDFWKEMGVSTVVGPNLVQLQSVLERCKYWSLEKRTMVGLLCVLHLGVYGIAPSSHIPLECAKRVLDYEAFQRYPWGRVACQSLIYSVKCADYSTKESYTMAGFIFILQIWAYESVMGLRELYGNRIGGAEVPLLSWSGSRKRFKFEEFVRQEKEHHEDKVRVRHFTTEPNGQYTPKWDDEVDDGDVINLVLDIRNDCINRGFWDVTEESPATTRLKRPKSVPETDGQSSKKKKGDDTKTVGIEENTNSPSKEEIPVSQLYTLMKTLTGKLDNIDTSIEAKVGSLLAPITEKLATMEKELQKMKQKEAADERKEDANSNANNNENAEVNSKEMSWMVEMNSTSQDGLPSQRVVKKAKKASKKCEDMGLDKKKVFDKKVLKTKIQVPHLLDNASGDETWSDPVQREKVTDIGDHLDALAAMAKKLNKPTSPTPSSPPQKRQTKLASSQLFPFVGNSTVKRIITGVTPSVSAYDPFADVDADKMRNLLHFLLDDEKNSDRTSTHSTEFYKVIITPRNKWRTYNYGWLNNMVILLFFLNVLVLNSLSVIHLS
- the LOC125582931 gene encoding uncharacterized protein LOC125582931 encodes the protein MRSKAIAIEDKTSYDDFVHMVIKEYKVNEQIYEVELSYMFPKKVLLTLPQNTPPIDIKNQRQFTGFLEQLKMEAMQVCLELKERVLEKDEDKSDDEDEGSIFDYCDDLDGASSAVGQRYDTKDALETRLKILSVLRQFDFRVDRSATDILTIKCWIEGCTWRVRATPVERSASARQATPEILARLYVDYVGGVDSKVLPKHVGEALNMRFGVKMDYWKSHRTLLRARNIVRGSAESGYSELPVYLYHIRKANPGTFAHLEVDEVNRFKYLFLAFGASITGFPYMRKVIVVDGTYLQGKYKGTLLTATAQDGNFQIFPIAFAVVDTENDDSWEWFFQQLSKVIPDDEELALISDRHKAISNAIGKVYPKSSRGICTYHLYKNILLRFRGGDAFRLVKKAASAFTLADFNTTFEEIQAMNPGLHKYLETADIQKWARVHFPGDRYNLMTTNIAESINKVISSSRTLPIVKLLDGLRLMMTRWFTSRRIAAGTTKTTLTRGVEILLEKRVSNAKVLTVQSIDLHHSQVTTGSSLHIVNLGGRQCTCRRFDKEKLPCVHAIAAVEARDVLFLPFFLSRQENNNN